From a single Brassica napus cultivar Da-Ae chromosome C9, Da-Ae, whole genome shotgun sequence genomic region:
- the LOC106383383 gene encoding zinc finger protein ZAT4-like, whose amino-acid sequence MDQCRFSHGRPRFGSIKFKVPNSSQPFISQKRKEMEEEDQAEEEAKSIGFREEEECEDDDGAKSIEEEEKKHICCECGKRFKSGKALGGHKRIHVLEARKFSMVRPKMVAGVVGRSDERDDFEVDCCVCHKKFTSMKALYGHMRFHPDRGWKGVLPPHHHHPLDHDGGEFISSDYDDDDDDDDDDGDHEDDDDDENSELWDNHWELDNVVDLKDSIKGWAVTGKRGRRSALKDPPPEDVDAKDLLFLATTAEAVDLDAAETCDSRSVEEMMKKRKKKRKRLSEMEKESTSSHDHHQLEVGAASAAEEGGGGAREKHVCVTCNKSFASYQALGGHRASHNKVKISENHQARANSEALLLGTEAMMTGLASAQGPNTSLSIGNKGDHVCNICQKSFTTGQALGGHKRCHWPGPTSNEAATAPVPASNESATTAPTPLVACSSSQVTETVQEEKKLKRKFLEFDLNELPPNEE is encoded by the coding sequence ATGGACCAGTGTCGATTCTCACATGGTAGACCCAGGTTTGGATCTATCAAGTTTAAAGTTCCAAACTCATCACAGCCTTTCATTTctcagaaaagaaaagagatggaagaagaagatcaagctgaagaagaagctaaaaGCATCGGTttcagggaagaagaagaatgtgagGATGATGATGGAGCTAAGagtattgaagaagaagagaagaagcatATATGCTGTGAATGTGGTAAACGTTTTAAGTCAGGCAAGGCGTTAGGCGGTCATAAAAGGATTCATGTGCTGGAAGCTCGGAAATTTTCAATGGTGAGACCGAAGATGGTGGCTGGTGTGGTTGGTAGATCTGATGAGAGAGATGACTTCGAAGTTGATTGCTGTGTTTGTCATAAGAAGTTTACATCGATGAAGGCTTTGTATGGACATATGAGGTTTCATCCAGACAGAGGATGGAAAGGTGTTTTgcctcctcatcatcatcatccacttGATCATGATGGTGGTGAGTTTATAAGCTctgattatgatgatgatgatgatgatgatgatgatgatggtgatcatgaggatgatgatgatgatgagaactCGGAGTTATGGGATAATCATTGGGAATTGGATAACGTGGTTGACCTTAAGGACTCAATCAAAGGATGGGCGGTGACAGGAaagagaggaaggagaagtgCTTTGAAGGATCCACCACCAGAAGATGTTGATGCTAAGGATCTATTGTTCTTAGCTACTACAGCAGAAGCTGTAGATCTCGATGCTGCAGAGACTTGTGATTCACGCTCGGTTgaagagatgatgaagaagaggaaaaagaagaggaaaagatTGTCTGAGATGGAGAAAGAATCAACATCTAGTCATGATCATCATCAGCTTGAGGTTGGTGCTGCTTCTGCTGCTGAGGAAGGTGGTGGTGGTGCACGTGAGAAGCACGTGTGTGTGACTTGCAACAAGTCGTTTGCTTCTTATCAAGCTTTAGGAGGTCATAGAGCGAGTCACAACAAGGTCAAGATTTCGGAGAATCATCAAGCTAGGGCTAACAGTGAAGCTTTGTTACTTGGAACCGAAGCAATGATGACCGGTTTAGCTAGTGCTCAAGGACCAAACACTTCTTTGAGCATTGGCAATAAGGGAGATCATGTTTGTAACATTTGTCAGAAAAGTTTCACAACAGGTCAAGCTCTTGGAGGTCACAAGAGATGCCACTGGCCTGGACCAACTTCTAATGAGGCTGCAACCGCTCCTGTACCAGCTTCTAATGAATCTGCAACCACTGCTCCAACCCCTCTAGTAGCATGTTCTTCTAGTCAAGTAACAGAGACAGTGCAAGAGGAGAAGAAATTGAAGAGAAAGTTTCTAGAGTTTGACTTGAATGAGTTGCCACCTAATGAAGAGTAA
- the LOC111210610 gene encoding WPP domain-interacting protein 2-like: MDYDEVNSDHEAHASTEFVKEPEIKNNGSSDDLDPLTEAFNSYHNLQQVLEKELHKFQELGKEESISLLHGGSESSSCIHSGHDQAGEASSSRWFGSDNTGEKRLTCLDSGVLNLVKNVEHLEIKLEETKRILDVKESQIRELESTISVSGQGTEMEIGIEDIFQQKIEAEIEHLTFSRSVENLKRKIKLIEEEKALAEAHETLSKLEEAKTKAENLKNQALDLQDHCVDIKEMQEVKSFKKRVVKTTSCLLLQLGLLFILFNVLLVPESETVVPT; the protein is encoded by the exons ATGGATTACGACGAAGTAAATAGTGATCATGAGGCGCATGCTTCAACAGAGTTTGTGAAAGAGCCTGAGATCAAGAACAATGGTTCCTCAGACGATCTGGATCCATTAACTGAAGCCTTCAACAGTTACCACAACTTGCAACAAGTCCTAGAAAAAG AACTTCACAAGTTCCAAGAGCTTGGGAAAGAAGAATCTATATCTTTACTACATGGTGGATCAGAAAGCAGCAGTTGCATACACTCAGGACATGACCAAGCCGGTGAAGCAAGCTCTTCTCGCTGGTTTGGGTCTGATAACACAGGTGAGAAGAGATTAACTTGTCTAGATTCCGGGGTACTAAACCTGGTGAAGAATGTAGAGCATCTGGAGATCAAACTAGAAGAAACAAAGCGTATTCTCGACGTTAAAGAATCACAAATCCGTGAACTCGAATCCACCATAAGCGTTTCAGGGCAAGGAACAGAGATGGAGATTGGGATAGAAGACATTTTCCAGCAAAAGATAGAGGCAGAGATTGAACATCTTACATTCTCAAGATCAGTGGAGAACCTAAAAAGAAAGATCAAACTGATTGAAGAAGAGAAGGCTTTGGCAGAAGCTCATGAGACTTTGTCAAAGCTTGAAGAAGCAAAAACCAAAGCTGAGAATCTAAAGAATCAAGCTCTAGATTTACAAGACCATTGTGTTGACATCAAAGAGATGCAAGAAGTGAAGAGTTTCAAGAAGAGAGTAGTTAAGACCACTTCATGTCTTCTTCTACAGTTAGGTTTGCTGTTTATACTGTTTAATGTCCTGTTAGTGCCAGAGTCGGAAACCGTTGTACCCACATGA